A single genomic interval of Rhea pennata isolate bPtePen1 chromosome 5, bPtePen1.pri, whole genome shotgun sequence harbors:
- the STX3 gene encoding syntaxin-3 isoform X1 has translation MKDRLEQLKAVRGSMAKQGTDNDDAEELEIAVDNTAFMDEFFSEIEETRQNIDKISENVEEAKKLYSIILSAPVPEQKTKDDLEQLTAEIKKMANSVRNKLKSMERNIEQDEARSSADLRIRKSQHSVLSRKFVDVMTKYNEAQVDFRERSKGRIQRQLEITGKNTTDEELEEMLESGNPSIFTSGIMDSQISKQALSEIEGRHKDIVRLESSIKELHDMFVDIAMLVENQGAMIDRIENNMDQSVGFVERAVADTKKAVKYQSEARRKKIMIMICCIILAIILAASIGSIFA, from the exons ATGAAGGACCGGCTGGAGCAGCTCAAGGCGGTGAGAGGCTCCATGGCA AAGCAGGGCACCGATAACGATGATGCCGAGGAGCTGGAGATCGCCGTCGACAACACAGCCTTCATGGACGAGTTCTTCTCTGAG ATCGAGGAAACCCGGCAAAACATCGACAAGATTTCAGAGAATGTGGAGGAGGCCAAGAAGCTCTACAGCATCATCCTCTCAGCCCCCGTCCCTGAGCAGA AGACCAAAGACGACCTGGAGCAGCTCACAGCAGAGATCAAGAAAATGGCTAACAGCGTCCGCAACAAGCTGAAGA GCATGGAGAGGAACATCGAGCAGGATGAGGCACGCTCTTCAGCCGATCTCCGCATACGGAAGTCCCAG caCTCAGTCCTGTCTCGGAAGTTCGTCGATGTCATGACCAAGTACAACGAGGCGCAGGTCGACTTCCGGGAGCGCAGCAAGGGCCGTATCCAGCGCCAGCTGGAGATCA CTGGCAAGAACACAACGGATGAGGAGCTGGAAGAGATGCTGGAGAGTGGGAACCCCTCCATCTTCACCTCAGGG atCATGGACTCACAGATCTCAAAGCAGGCACTGAGCGAGATTGAGGGGCGGCACAAGGACATTGTGCGGCTGGAGAGCAGCATCAAGGAGCTGCATGACATGTTTGTCGATATTGCCATGCTAGTGGAGAACCAG GGAGCCATGATCGACCGCATCGAGAACAATATGGACCAGTCTGTGGGCTTTGTGGAGCGGGCTGTGGCTGACACCAAAAAGGCTGTGAAGTACCAAAGCGAGGCCAGGAGG AAGAAGATCATGATCATGATCTGCTGCATCATCCTCGCCATCATCCTGGCAGCCAGCATCGGGAGCATCTTCGCCTGA
- the STX3 gene encoding syntaxin-3 isoform X2: MKDRLEQLKAKQGTDNDDAEELEIAVDNTAFMDEFFSEIEETRQNIDKISENVEEAKKLYSIILSAPVPEQKTKDDLEQLTAEIKKMANSVRNKLKSMERNIEQDEARSSADLRIRKSQHSVLSRKFVDVMTKYNEAQVDFRERSKGRIQRQLEITGKNTTDEELEEMLESGNPSIFTSGIMDSQISKQALSEIEGRHKDIVRLESSIKELHDMFVDIAMLVENQGAMIDRIENNMDQSVGFVERAVADTKKAVKYQSEARRKKIMIMICCIILAIILAASIGSIFA, translated from the exons ATGAAGGACCGGCTGGAGCAGCTCAAGGCG AAGCAGGGCACCGATAACGATGATGCCGAGGAGCTGGAGATCGCCGTCGACAACACAGCCTTCATGGACGAGTTCTTCTCTGAG ATCGAGGAAACCCGGCAAAACATCGACAAGATTTCAGAGAATGTGGAGGAGGCCAAGAAGCTCTACAGCATCATCCTCTCAGCCCCCGTCCCTGAGCAGA AGACCAAAGACGACCTGGAGCAGCTCACAGCAGAGATCAAGAAAATGGCTAACAGCGTCCGCAACAAGCTGAAGA GCATGGAGAGGAACATCGAGCAGGATGAGGCACGCTCTTCAGCCGATCTCCGCATACGGAAGTCCCAG caCTCAGTCCTGTCTCGGAAGTTCGTCGATGTCATGACCAAGTACAACGAGGCGCAGGTCGACTTCCGGGAGCGCAGCAAGGGCCGTATCCAGCGCCAGCTGGAGATCA CTGGCAAGAACACAACGGATGAGGAGCTGGAAGAGATGCTGGAGAGTGGGAACCCCTCCATCTTCACCTCAGGG atCATGGACTCACAGATCTCAAAGCAGGCACTGAGCGAGATTGAGGGGCGGCACAAGGACATTGTGCGGCTGGAGAGCAGCATCAAGGAGCTGCATGACATGTTTGTCGATATTGCCATGCTAGTGGAGAACCAG GGAGCCATGATCGACCGCATCGAGAACAATATGGACCAGTCTGTGGGCTTTGTGGAGCGGGCTGTGGCTGACACCAAAAAGGCTGTGAAGTACCAAAGCGAGGCCAGGAGG AAGAAGATCATGATCATGATCTGCTGCATCATCCTCGCCATCATCCTGGCAGCCAGCATCGGGAGCATCTTCGCCTGA
- the CBLIF gene encoding cobalamin binding intrinsic factor: MLCAALSVVALLGLAGGCTAPHDAVTQMLQCLEGSADTDEPPNPSILLALNLAGAGKSSGCKQLLQELKETAVKRAPKDMTSGELALYTLALLSSCQSPQQVEALGHTVDLLHWLQKRTDEEVAYLEVEDTPQTTFYQLGLDVLALCLEGTGSYEVAAVMLAKEVLSPRNGLSVDTRAMATLALTCAHGQLATAGFDELRELLRDAVTTTANAFLDEQEQGNGLIGNIYSTGLALQALTATAEFYAPREWNCSQAFSAVLHHHFQQPTAIAQVLPALLGQTYLDAAGVDCAAAGTVQPLAQGGKDRADQASPLITVYYSVVNKLRGAHFNYTTQVHVPAGSVLLAVLQAAQEQDPTHFSFQTKATSWGAMVVSINGLAASTTDKTYWQLLSGSNALEQGIDAYKPQDEEHIQAIYSTY; the protein is encoded by the exons ATGCTCTGTGCAGCCCTCAGTGTTGTTGCCCTGCTGGGTCTGGCAGGTGGCTGCA CTGCACCGCACGATGCTGTCACCCAAATGCTGCAGTGCCTGGAGGGCTCCGCTGACACCGACGAGCCACCTAACCCCAGCATACTGCTTGCGCTGAACCTAGCTGGGGCTGGCAAAAGCAGCGGCTGCAAGCAGCTGCTTCAGGAGCTGAAGGAAACAGCGGTGAAGAGGGCCCCGAAAG ACATGACATCGGGGGAGCTGGCGCTCTACACGCTtgccctcctctcctcctgccagAGCCCTCAGCAGGTCGAGGCCCTGGGGCACACTGTCGACCTGCTCCACTGGCTGCAGAAGAGGACAGATGAGGAGGTGGCCTATTTGG AGGTTGAGGACACCCCACAGACCACATTTTACCAGCTTGGCCTGGACGTCCTGGCACTGTGCCTGGAAGGGACAGGCAGCTACGAGGTGGCTGCCGTCATGCTGGCCAAGGAGGTGCTGAGCCCCAGGAATGGGCTCTCCGTGG ACACCCGTGCCATGGCAACATTGGCACTGACGTGTGCCCACGGTCAGCTGGCCACAGCAGGCTTTGATGAGCTGCGGGAACTGCTCCGGGATGCAGTGACAACGACAGCCAATGCCTTCCTGGATGAGCAGGAGCAGGGGAACGGCTTGATCGGGAACATCTACAGCACAGGGCTAGCCCTGCAG GCACTCACCGCCACAGCAGAGTTTTATGCCCCCCGGGAATGGAACTGCTCCCAggccttctctgcagtgctccACCACCACTTCCAGCAGCCCACAGCCATCGCCCAggtgctgcctgccctgctgggCCAGACGTACTTGGATGCTGCTGGCGTGGACTGCGCCGCTGCAGGCACCGTACAGCCCCTGGCACAAGGGGGCAAGGACAGGGCTGACCAAG CCTCCCCCCTCATCACGGTGTATTACTCTGTCGTCAACAAACTGAGGGGAGCCCACTTCAACTACACCACCCAGGTGCACGTGCCAGCCGGCTcagtgctgctggctgtgctgcaggcagCCCAGGAGCAGGACCCCACTCACTTCAG CTTCCAGACCAAGGCAACGTCCTGGGGCGCCATGGTAGTTTCCATCAATGGGCTGGCTGCCAGCACCACTGACAAGACCTACTGGCAGCTGCTCAGCGGCAGCAACGCACTGGAGCAAG GCATTGATGCCTACAAGCCACAAGATGAGGAGCACATCCAGGCCATCTACAGCACCTACTGA
- the MRPL16 gene encoding large ribosomal subunit protein uL16m isoform X2 gives MCWRLRRFLAPREDVTLPERTKLKFMDKVPAVPKVRREPRRLRDIRGPSREATEFTQGQYGILALGGGYLHWGHFEMIRLTIGRCMDPKTMFAVWRVPAPYKPITRKSLGHRMGGGKGPIDHYVTAVKSGRLVVEVGGHCEFGEVKHFLERVARKLPFPAAAVSRNTLQHMQEEEEEKRLNNQNPWTFERVVTGNMLGMRKYLSPYDLRFKGRYWGKFFLKHRV, from the exons ATGTGTTGGCGGCTAAGGCGGTTTCTGGCGCCTCGGGAAG ATGTCACATTACCAGAGAGAACTAAGCTGAAGTTCATGGACAAGGTCCCTGCAGTGCCCAAAGTGCGGCGGGAACCCCGACGGCTGCGTGACATTCGCGGCCCATCCAGGGAGGCCACCGAGTTCACCCAGGGGCAGTATGGTATCCTG GCCTTGGGAGGTGGCTATCTCCACTGGGGCCACTTTGAGATGATACGCCTGACCATCGGCCGCTGCATGGACCCCAAGACCATGTTTGCCGTGTGGCGTGTGCCAGCTCCCTACAAGCCTATCACCCGGAAGAGCCTGGGGCACCGCATGGGGGGTGGCAAAGGACCTATCGACCACTATGTGACAGCAGTGAAGAGTGGGCGCCTGGTTGTTGAGGTGGGTGGGCACTGCGAATTTGGAGAGGTGAAGCACTTCCTTGAGCGTGTGGCCAGGAAGCTGCCATTCCCCGCAGCTGCTGTCAGTCGCAACACCCTCCAGCAtatgcaggaggaggaggaggagaagcgGCTCAACAACCAGAATCCCTGGACCTTTGAGCGTGTCGTCACGGGCAACATGCTGGGGATGCGCAAGTACCTCAGCCCCTATGACCTGAGGTTCAAGGGACGCTACTGGGGCAAGTTCTTCCTGAAGCACCGGGTGTAA
- the MRPL16 gene encoding large ribosomal subunit protein uL16m isoform X3, which yields MDKVPAVPKVRREPRRLRDIRGPSREATEFTQGQYGILALGGGYLHWGHFEMIRLTIGRCMDPKTMFAVWRVPAPYKPITRKSLGHRMGGGKGPIDHYVTAVKSGRLVVEVGGHCEFGEVKHFLERVARKLPFPAAAVSRNTLQHMQEEEEEKRLNNQNPWTFERVVTGNMLGMRKYLSPYDLRFKGRYWGKFFLKHRV from the exons ATGGACAAGGTCCCTGCAGTGCCCAAAGTGCGGCGGGAACCCCGACGGCTGCGTGACATTCGCGGCCCATCCAGGGAGGCCACCGAGTTCACCCAGGGGCAGTATGGTATCCTG GCCTTGGGAGGTGGCTATCTCCACTGGGGCCACTTTGAGATGATACGCCTGACCATCGGCCGCTGCATGGACCCCAAGACCATGTTTGCCGTGTGGCGTGTGCCAGCTCCCTACAAGCCTATCACCCGGAAGAGCCTGGGGCACCGCATGGGGGGTGGCAAAGGACCTATCGACCACTATGTGACAGCAGTGAAGAGTGGGCGCCTGGTTGTTGAGGTGGGTGGGCACTGCGAATTTGGAGAGGTGAAGCACTTCCTTGAGCGTGTGGCCAGGAAGCTGCCATTCCCCGCAGCTGCTGTCAGTCGCAACACCCTCCAGCAtatgcaggaggaggaggaggagaagcgGCTCAACAACCAGAATCCCTGGACCTTTGAGCGTGTCGTCACGGGCAACATGCTGGGGATGCGCAAGTACCTCAGCCCCTATGACCTGAGGTTCAAGGGACGCTACTGGGGCAAGTTCTTCCTGAAGCACCGGGTGTAA
- the MRPL16 gene encoding large ribosomal subunit protein uL16m isoform X1, translating to MCWRLRRFLAPREGLGSTVVPWAGLKKYVLPLDYSDVTLPERTKLKFMDKVPAVPKVRREPRRLRDIRGPSREATEFTQGQYGILALGGGYLHWGHFEMIRLTIGRCMDPKTMFAVWRVPAPYKPITRKSLGHRMGGGKGPIDHYVTAVKSGRLVVEVGGHCEFGEVKHFLERVARKLPFPAAAVSRNTLQHMQEEEEEKRLNNQNPWTFERVVTGNMLGMRKYLSPYDLRFKGRYWGKFFLKHRV from the exons ATGTGTTGGCGGCTAAGGCGGTTTCTGGCGCCTCGGGAAG GTCTCGGTAGCACAGTAGTCCCCTGGGCTGGCCTCAAGAAGTACGTGCTGCCTCTAGACTACAGCG ATGTCACATTACCAGAGAGAACTAAGCTGAAGTTCATGGACAAGGTCCCTGCAGTGCCCAAAGTGCGGCGGGAACCCCGACGGCTGCGTGACATTCGCGGCCCATCCAGGGAGGCCACCGAGTTCACCCAGGGGCAGTATGGTATCCTG GCCTTGGGAGGTGGCTATCTCCACTGGGGCCACTTTGAGATGATACGCCTGACCATCGGCCGCTGCATGGACCCCAAGACCATGTTTGCCGTGTGGCGTGTGCCAGCTCCCTACAAGCCTATCACCCGGAAGAGCCTGGGGCACCGCATGGGGGGTGGCAAAGGACCTATCGACCACTATGTGACAGCAGTGAAGAGTGGGCGCCTGGTTGTTGAGGTGGGTGGGCACTGCGAATTTGGAGAGGTGAAGCACTTCCTTGAGCGTGTGGCCAGGAAGCTGCCATTCCCCGCAGCTGCTGTCAGTCGCAACACCCTCCAGCAtatgcaggaggaggaggaggagaagcgGCTCAACAACCAGAATCCCTGGACCTTTGAGCGTGTCGTCACGGGCAACATGCTGGGGATGCGCAAGTACCTCAGCCCCTATGACCTGAGGTTCAAGGGACGCTACTGGGGCAAGTTCTTCCTGAAGCACCGGGTGTAA
- the STX3 gene encoding syntaxin-3 isoform X3, whose translation MKDRLEQLKAGTDNDDAEELEIAVDNTAFMDEFFSEIEETRQNIDKISENVEEAKKLYSIILSAPVPEQKTKDDLEQLTAEIKKMANSVRNKLKSMERNIEQDEARSSADLRIRKSQHSVLSRKFVDVMTKYNEAQVDFRERSKGRIQRQLEITGKNTTDEELEEMLESGNPSIFTSGIMDSQISKQALSEIEGRHKDIVRLESSIKELHDMFVDIAMLVENQGAMIDRIENNMDQSVGFVERAVADTKKAVKYQSEARRKKIMIMICCIILAIILAASIGSIFA comes from the exons ATGAAGGACCGGCTGGAGCAGCTCAAGGCG GGCACCGATAACGATGATGCCGAGGAGCTGGAGATCGCCGTCGACAACACAGCCTTCATGGACGAGTTCTTCTCTGAG ATCGAGGAAACCCGGCAAAACATCGACAAGATTTCAGAGAATGTGGAGGAGGCCAAGAAGCTCTACAGCATCATCCTCTCAGCCCCCGTCCCTGAGCAGA AGACCAAAGACGACCTGGAGCAGCTCACAGCAGAGATCAAGAAAATGGCTAACAGCGTCCGCAACAAGCTGAAGA GCATGGAGAGGAACATCGAGCAGGATGAGGCACGCTCTTCAGCCGATCTCCGCATACGGAAGTCCCAG caCTCAGTCCTGTCTCGGAAGTTCGTCGATGTCATGACCAAGTACAACGAGGCGCAGGTCGACTTCCGGGAGCGCAGCAAGGGCCGTATCCAGCGCCAGCTGGAGATCA CTGGCAAGAACACAACGGATGAGGAGCTGGAAGAGATGCTGGAGAGTGGGAACCCCTCCATCTTCACCTCAGGG atCATGGACTCACAGATCTCAAAGCAGGCACTGAGCGAGATTGAGGGGCGGCACAAGGACATTGTGCGGCTGGAGAGCAGCATCAAGGAGCTGCATGACATGTTTGTCGATATTGCCATGCTAGTGGAGAACCAG GGAGCCATGATCGACCGCATCGAGAACAATATGGACCAGTCTGTGGGCTTTGTGGAGCGGGCTGTGGCTGACACCAAAAAGGCTGTGAAGTACCAAAGCGAGGCCAGGAGG AAGAAGATCATGATCATGATCTGCTGCATCATCCTCGCCATCATCCTGGCAGCCAGCATCGGGAGCATCTTCGCCTGA